In Aggregatibacter sp. 2125159857, one DNA window encodes the following:
- the napH gene encoding quinol dehydrogenase ferredoxin subunit NapH — MANAPKFAGREAREKLGWWHANRFLFWRRLTQLSILLMFLSGPYFGVWILKGNYSGSLLFDVIPLSDPLITLESLASGHLPGILTLSGALIIFITYALLGSKVFCGWVCPLNVVTDCAAWIRRKLGIRQTAKIPRSLRYAILVMILAGSAVSGLLLWEWVNPVAALGRALIYGFGATVWLILVVFFFDLFIVEHGWCGHLCPIGATYGVIGAKSLLRVKVIDRARCDNCMDCYNVCPEPQVLRSPLHGKNSESLLVLSQDCISCGRCIDVCPEKVFTFSHRFNNDIPVVTLNQ, encoded by the coding sequence ATGGCTAATGCACCAAAATTTGCCGGACGAGAAGCCAGAGAAAAGCTAGGGTGGTGGCACGCCAATCGTTTCTTATTTTGGCGACGTCTAACCCAATTAAGCATTTTGTTGATGTTTTTAAGTGGACCTTACTTCGGCGTTTGGATTTTAAAAGGCAATTATAGTGGAAGCTTGTTATTTGATGTAATTCCATTAAGCGATCCGTTGATTACCTTAGAAAGTCTTGCCAGCGGTCACTTACCGGGAATTCTCACACTCAGTGGCGCATTAATTATTTTTATCACCTATGCGTTATTGGGCAGCAAAGTATTCTGCGGTTGGGTTTGTCCGCTAAATGTCGTCACCGATTGTGCGGCTTGGATTCGCCGTAAGTTAGGCATTCGCCAAACGGCAAAAATTCCACGCAGTTTACGCTACGCCATCTTAGTGATGATTTTAGCCGGTAGTGCCGTCAGTGGCTTATTATTATGGGAATGGGTCAACCCCGTTGCCGCCTTAGGAAGAGCCTTAATTTATGGCTTTGGCGCAACAGTGTGGTTAATCCTCGTTGTCTTCTTCTTTGATTTGTTCATTGTTGAACACGGATGGTGTGGACACCTCTGCCCAATAGGGGCAACTTATGGTGTTATCGGTGCAAAAAGCTTGCTTCGGGTCAAAGTCATTGACCGCGCAAGATGTGATAATTGCATGGACTGCTACAACGTTTGCCCGGAACCGCAAGTGTTACGCTCACCATTACACGGAAAAAATAGCGAAAGCCTCCTTGTGCTTTCACAAGATTGTATCAGTTGCGGACGTTGTATTGACGTTTGTCCTGAAAAAGTATTTACCTTTAGCCATAGGTTTAATAACGACATTCCTGTCGTCACATTAAACCAATAA